Proteins encoded together in one Desulfovibrio sp. UCD-KL4C window:
- a CDS encoding DotU family type IV/VI secretion system protein, which produces MHLSDCFLELFTFVRFLTESSYKVEAEYEVVRKDFFLLLDHVESKRLKGKFSDEQFDKARFAVFAWIDETILCSSWLGAKDWLKHTLQREYYGTSSAGEDFFERLNLLLGERKTPLDERLFVDRDKEPEQSSSLEEHLAYNLEILEVYTLCLSLGYSGIYFSDHESERLTRLREECVRRIVNEQSRSEFSAFPDSYGSKKISKRNNLYGRVFEPLSIVFLILPLLLLAGVYFAYRGLLESSLQLWLG; this is translated from the coding sequence ATGCATTTGTCGGATTGTTTTCTGGAGCTGTTTACTTTTGTCCGCTTCTTGACTGAATCGTCATATAAAGTTGAAGCGGAATATGAAGTAGTGCGCAAGGATTTTTTTCTACTGTTGGATCACGTTGAAAGTAAAAGACTAAAAGGAAAATTTAGTGATGAACAATTTGATAAGGCTCGCTTTGCAGTTTTCGCATGGATTGATGAAACTATACTCTGTTCTTCATGGCTAGGAGCAAAGGATTGGCTTAAACATACGTTGCAGCGTGAATATTATGGAACTTCAAGTGCCGGTGAAGATTTTTTTGAGCGCCTCAACTTGTTGCTGGGGGAAAGAAAAACTCCACTTGATGAAAGACTTTTTGTTGATCGCGACAAAGAGCCGGAACAGAGTTCTTCGCTCGAGGAACATTTAGCATATAATTTAGAAATTTTGGAAGTTTACACTTTGTGTCTTTCGCTTGGTTATTCCGGAATATATTTTAGTGATCATGAGTCAGAACGTCTGACAAGACTGAGGGAAGAGTGTGTAAGACGCATTGTGAACGAGCAATCCAGATCCGAATTTTCCGCTTTTCCAGATTCATACGGTTCAAAAAAAATATCAAAACGCAATAATCTTTACGGGCGTGTTTTTGAACCTCTTTCAATTGTGTTTTTAATTCTGCCACTGCTGCTCTTGGCTGGAGTGTATTTTGCTTATCGGGGCTTGCTTGAAAGTAGTCTGCAGCTTTGGTTGGGATAA
- a CDS encoding CHAT domain-containing protein — MSKYYLKDYKISKTQFGIQDPSIQHQIETINSVTAAKEQKDFARANNLLLGELDNEQDNCAKALILNQLADIFSYNTLELEKAVKADQDLLAISSGCTDSKYKLKYSSANNVLLAVPSYKEKYFDPSYAQIQKHAQKRLRQNEGLLKEGTKFTGKNYTKEQLINHVSTVKHDIARALDKPTKNELISRLIRGEFELYKTTRNADWIADGYKYFLNNKIVLNDVDLDEINFLALSSYLHAAYLKTSNVVFEELAFSIILKPYLNIESSAHRWAYNKLINSYINNLVGAYYKQKNFTKALYYISLNKSRMILEDKAGMYSENKSIKDTMVTHSDLPDYASFEQKLSTTPSLIDFYIRADAEKTRKINFKSAKTELANSYTSVRSLIRKSQHSKTSIEIPVYSDTYITVKNNNSISMKRLSENESMRMKKALENCYKRITEFKTPAASDIRAIKAVIPGRVPVNTIISTDKWISSHPIGAYLGISSIRVLNAFMLAPSHKLNNIMVAGYFNPSTQNYEPLPDADKELAYLQKIYPDGIFFAHEKATLDNLSSDIQANIVHLSTHGIFDYAEPNESKLLFADDTFLYAKQMATFPQLKNKELIFTAACTTGKTRNDVKNSSEILGILRPLLINNNKFLILTLWEVDSKSAGEFVREFYTILKDKKDITEAFHLAVKKLKDKYKLPYYWAPYYIIANG, encoded by the coding sequence TTGAGTAAATATTATTTAAAAGACTACAAGATATCCAAAACCCAATTCGGCATCCAAGACCCATCCATACAACACCAAATTGAAACCATAAACAGTGTCACAGCAGCTAAAGAGCAAAAGGATTTTGCTCGAGCGAACAATCTGCTGCTGGGAGAACTGGACAATGAACAGGACAACTGCGCAAAAGCTCTCATCCTCAACCAACTGGCAGACATATTTAGCTACAATACCCTTGAGCTTGAGAAAGCTGTTAAGGCTGATCAAGATCTTCTTGCGATTTCATCTGGATGTACGGATTCAAAGTACAAACTGAAATATTCTTCGGCAAACAATGTCCTTCTGGCTGTACCGTCATATAAGGAGAAATATTTTGATCCATCATATGCTCAGATTCAAAAACATGCCCAAAAGAGACTTCGCCAAAATGAAGGTCTGCTGAAAGAGGGCACTAAATTCACTGGTAAAAATTATACAAAAGAGCAACTTATAAATCATGTTTCGACTGTTAAGCATGACATTGCCAGAGCTTTAGACAAGCCAACCAAGAATGAACTCATATCCAGATTAATTAGGGGAGAGTTCGAGCTTTATAAAACTACCAGAAATGCAGACTGGATTGCTGATGGATATAAATATTTTCTTAATAATAAAATAGTATTGAACGATGTCGATCTAGACGAAATAAATTTTTTAGCCCTTTCAAGCTATCTGCATGCTGCTTACCTTAAAACATCAAATGTAGTATTTGAAGAGCTGGCTTTTAGTATTATCTTAAAACCGTATTTGAATATTGAAAGCAGCGCACACAGATGGGCATATAATAAACTAATCAATTCATACATCAACAATCTTGTCGGTGCTTACTACAAGCAAAAGAATTTTACGAAAGCTCTGTATTATATCTCGCTTAATAAATCCCGGATGATCCTCGAAGACAAGGCGGGCATGTATTCCGAAAACAAATCCATTAAAGACACAATGGTCACACACTCGGACCTGCCGGACTATGCAAGCTTTGAACAGAAGCTCTCTACCACTCCGTCATTGATTGATTTTTATATTCGCGCGGATGCAGAAAAAACCAGAAAAATCAATTTCAAATCGGCTAAAACCGAACTGGCAAATAGTTACACCTCCGTAAGATCGCTTATACGTAAATCCCAGCACAGCAAAACAAGTATTGAAATTCCAGTCTATAGCGACACGTATATCACGGTAAAAAACAACAACTCCATTTCCATGAAAAGGCTGTCTGAGAATGAATCCATGCGCATGAAAAAAGCATTGGAAAATTGCTATAAACGTATTACAGAATTCAAAACACCAGCTGCCAGTGATATAAGAGCTATCAAAGCTGTAATTCCCGGCAGAGTTCCAGTAAACACAATTATTTCAACCGACAAATGGATTTCTAGCCACCCTATCGGGGCATACCTAGGAATATCTTCAATCAGAGTGCTTAATGCCTTCATGCTTGCCCCAAGCCACAAATTGAACAACATCATGGTAGCGGGATATTTTAACCCCAGCACACAGAACTATGAGCCTCTACCTGACGCGGATAAGGAGCTTGCCTATCTACAAAAAATCTATCCCGATGGAATTTTTTTTGCACATGAAAAAGCTACGCTGGACAATTTATCTTCAGACATTCAGGCCAATATAGTTCATCTCTCTACCCATGGGATATTTGACTATGCAGAACCGAATGAATCAAAACTACTCTTTGCGGATGATACCTTTCTTTATGCAAAACAGATGGCAACTTTTCCGCAATTAAAAAACAAGGAACTAATTTTCACTGCTGCATGTACAACGGGCAAGACCAGAAATGATGTTAAAAATTCCAGTGAAATCCTTGGAATATTGCGTCCTCTTCTGATCAACAACAATAAGTTTTTAATCCTCACCTTATGGGAGGTTGATTCTAAGTCCGCAGGTGAATTTGTTCGTGAATTTTATACCATTCTGAAAGACAAAAAAGACATAACTGAAGCTTTTCATCTAGCTGTTAAAAAATTAAAAGATAAATACAAACTTCCGTATTACTGGGCACCATACTATATCATAGCAAATGGTTAA
- a CDS encoding UbiD family decarboxylase, producing the protein MGYKNTRECLDALEKCGELLRIDQVVDANLEIGAIQRRVFQAGGPALLFTNVKDCQFPMAANIYGTKDRMNFIFRDTIKMVERLMKLKLSPMEALKKPWKYLGAPKTAWHTMPKKVSTGPIIENETTVSKLPQLVSWPMDGGGYVTLPQVYSESPETPGYGGSNIGMYRVQLSGNVFIPDEEIGLHYQIHRGIGHHHAQAIKKDSPLKVNIFVGGAPAMTMAAVMPLPEGLAEIFFAGAIGGHRIPMVTRKGNLPMPAEADFCISGSIVNGAGKPEGPFGDHLGYYSLAHDFPVLKVDKVYHRNDAIWPFTTVGRPPQEDTMFGDFIHELTADLVPSVFSGVHEVHAVDAAGVHPLLLAVGSERYVPYAEERQPQELLTNAMSLLGNTQTSLSKYVFIAAKEDMRSDESCHDIPTFFRHMLERADLTRDLHFITRTTIDTLDYSGISLNQGSKMVFAAAGSKKRTLSSQLPENINLPDGFSGVQVFAPGILIIQGTKHQMKRDQQDSQLDRLGEALKSAKGIEGFPMIIVADDANFTAKDWDNFLWVTFTRSDPATDMYGVGAFTHAKHWGARTSIIIDARLKTYHAPALEDDPEIEKRVDALGAVGGPLHRII; encoded by the coding sequence ATGGGATATAAAAATACACGCGAATGTCTGGATGCACTTGAAAAATGCGGTGAACTGTTGCGCATAGATCAAGTTGTGGATGCCAATTTGGAAATAGGTGCAATCCAGCGCAGAGTCTTTCAAGCCGGAGGCCCTGCCCTGCTCTTCACAAATGTGAAGGATTGTCAGTTCCCTATGGCTGCAAATATTTACGGAACCAAAGACAGAATGAATTTCATCTTCCGCGACACTATAAAAATGGTTGAACGGCTGATGAAGCTCAAATTAAGCCCCATGGAAGCTCTCAAAAAACCATGGAAATATCTTGGTGCACCGAAAACAGCATGGCATACCATGCCTAAAAAAGTTTCCACCGGACCAATTATAGAGAATGAAACCACCGTTTCCAAACTGCCGCAGCTTGTATCGTGGCCCATGGATGGCGGCGGATATGTAACTTTGCCTCAGGTTTACTCTGAAAGTCCTGAAACTCCGGGATACGGCGGTTCCAATATAGGCATGTACAGAGTCCAACTCTCCGGAAACGTATTTATTCCAGATGAAGAAATCGGACTGCACTACCAAATTCATAGAGGGATTGGTCATCATCACGCACAGGCAATCAAAAAGGACTCACCACTCAAAGTGAATATATTTGTCGGCGGAGCACCTGCTATGACTATGGCAGCAGTAATGCCTCTGCCTGAAGGACTTGCTGAAATTTTCTTTGCCGGAGCAATCGGTGGACACCGCATCCCCATGGTCACCCGTAAAGGGAACCTGCCAATGCCTGCCGAAGCTGATTTTTGCATTAGCGGTTCCATTGTAAACGGAGCAGGAAAACCGGAAGGCCCCTTCGGAGACCATCTCGGCTATTACAGTCTTGCACACGATTTTCCGGTTTTAAAAGTAGACAAAGTTTACCACCGAAATGATGCAATCTGGCCCTTTACAACAGTAGGTCGTCCTCCTCAGGAAGACACTATGTTCGGTGATTTTATACACGAACTGACAGCAGACCTTGTTCCTTCTGTTTTTTCAGGAGTGCACGAAGTCCATGCTGTAGACGCTGCGGGAGTTCATCCTCTACTTCTAGCTGTAGGCAGTGAACGTTACGTTCCATATGCCGAGGAAAGACAGCCACAGGAACTGCTGACTAACGCCATGTCACTTCTGGGTAACACTCAAACATCACTTTCAAAATATGTGTTTATTGCAGCTAAAGAAGATATGCGCTCTGATGAATCATGCCATGACATTCCGACCTTTTTCCGCCACATGTTGGAACGTGCCGATCTAACACGCGATCTGCATTTCATTACCAGAACAACCATCGACACACTGGACTATTCCGGCATCAGCCTGAATCAAGGATCTAAGATGGTATTTGCCGCAGCAGGATCAAAAAAAAGAACTCTGTCATCGCAACTTCCAGAGAATATAAACCTGCCTGACGGATTTAGCGGTGTGCAGGTATTTGCGCCCGGTATCCTGATCATTCAAGGGACTAAACATCAAATGAAACGGGATCAGCAGGACTCGCAACTGGACAGACTTGGCGAAGCATTAAAGAGTGCCAAAGGGATCGAAGGATTTCCTATGATAATCGTTGCAGATGATGCAAATTTCACGGCAAAAGATTGGGACAACTTCCTCTGGGTAACATTCACCCGCTCCGATCCGGCAACAGATATGTACGGAGTTGGCGCATTTACCCACGCAAAACATTGGGGTGCCAGAACTTCCATCATTATTGATGCTAGACTCAAAACATACCATGCGCCTGCACTGGAAGATGATCCTGAAATTGAAAAACGGGTTGATGCACTTGGGGCGGTAGGTGGTCCGTTACACAGAATTATTTAA
- a CDS encoding DUF6573 family protein has product MHGLDDSLWGVIFSYARKQAIEDGNLIDVTEQAKQTGFKVPVAVSLNLYERYITPSKGLEEKLPIYLKRVSAEQPTELAHVWSMENKAKKILKAYSDRKRVKNYYLDVHRELNDSQEEKYIKFACKRWSLKDYFGYSALYKEMLNEEADD; this is encoded by the coding sequence ATGCACGGGCTTGACGATTCACTGTGGGGCGTAATCTTTTCGTATGCCAGAAAGCAGGCAATCGAAGATGGAAATCTAATCGATGTGACCGAACAGGCGAAGCAAACCGGATTCAAAGTTCCAGTGGCTGTTTCGCTAAACCTTTATGAGCGATACATCACTCCATCGAAAGGACTTGAAGAAAAGTTACCAATTTATTTAAAGCGTGTTAGTGCAGAACAACCTACTGAGCTTGCTCATGTATGGAGCATGGAGAATAAAGCCAAGAAAATTTTGAAAGCGTATTCTGATAGAAAGCGTGTTAAAAATTATTATTTAGATGTGCACCGAGAACTTAATGATAGCCAGGAAGAGAAATATATAAAATTTGCGTGTAAACGTTGGTCTCTTAAAGATTATTTTGGTTATTCAGCCTTGTATAAGGAAATGTTGAATGAGGAGGCTGACGATTAA
- a CDS encoding DUF4384 domain-containing protein has product MSPSSPEELSQEIAHQITEKIPAGKIYFRPRSFTNSLDNTVPVLSTHLALYLRAELSSCGFDITADNPDYILTGSFLNEENKISFFFNVEDIHNGKIFNFTSSIKNKKLSPDLLKENLRTKTVNIASDLACSPSMFNSHLMNDKKISVFINPLVDANLKSTSPFSENFLFKIKNEIAQYNSITIAKPIPVAKRGTRALRRKAKKISNLKGSQTVVTDSEAILDGRYFISADHVTVNLEIIDRDGKVISSSEENIPLSMISLPIEDKQIKKQANLLGLHTSQPLPDDMIRISTAKGYGDVIYHAGETVTLFIQVAAPLYVYIYAVDSDNNINLIFPTEEDRTNFLQPRTLYTIPPEEAETDIMVECRPETPCGTDNILVFASDKNISLPKLAVEVDAVNIHKGTRSLRRTKKDREKIAKLKRINPVDLVDYFHSAAAISGARLYGDGLYLRTKK; this is encoded by the coding sequence TTGTCACCTTCTTCCCCGGAAGAACTTTCCCAAGAAATAGCTCACCAAATCACTGAAAAAATTCCTGCCGGTAAAATATATTTTAGACCAAGAAGCTTTACAAATTCCCTAGACAATACTGTACCGGTTTTATCTACTCATTTAGCCCTTTATTTGAGAGCAGAACTAAGTTCCTGTGGATTTGATATTACAGCCGATAATCCAGATTATATTCTTACAGGTTCTTTTCTTAATGAAGAAAACAAAATTTCATTTTTCTTTAATGTTGAAGATATTCATAATGGGAAGATATTTAATTTTACATCCAGCATTAAAAATAAAAAGCTATCCCCTGACCTTTTAAAAGAAAATCTAAGGACAAAGACTGTAAATATTGCATCTGATCTTGCCTGTTCGCCAAGCATGTTCAATTCACACTTGATGAATGATAAAAAAATAAGCGTTTTTATTAATCCGCTTGTTGACGCAAATTTAAAGTCAACCTCACCGTTTTCTGAAAATTTCTTATTTAAAATCAAAAATGAAATTGCACAGTATAATTCAATCACTATTGCAAAACCAATCCCGGTTGCCAAAAGAGGAACACGAGCACTTAGACGCAAGGCCAAAAAAATCAGCAATCTGAAGGGAAGTCAGACCGTGGTAACAGACTCTGAAGCAATTCTAGACGGAAGATACTTCATCAGCGCAGATCATGTGACTGTTAATCTTGAGATTATTGATCGTGATGGAAAAGTAATATCATCAAGCGAAGAAAACATACCACTTTCGATGATTAGCCTTCCTATTGAAGATAAGCAAATAAAGAAGCAGGCGAACTTATTGGGGCTGCATACTTCTCAGCCCCTGCCTGATGATATGATCAGAATCTCAACCGCAAAAGGATATGGGGATGTTATATATCATGCAGGAGAAACCGTTACCCTGTTTATTCAGGTTGCAGCACCTCTATATGTGTACATTTATGCTGTGGACAGTGACAACAACATAAATCTGATTTTCCCAACCGAAGAAGACCGCACCAATTTCCTGCAACCAAGGACTCTGTACACAATTCCCCCAGAAGAAGCTGAAACAGATATAATGGTAGAATGCAGGCCGGAAACTCCATGCGGCACCGACAATATTTTGGTTTTCGCTTCAGATAAAAATATTTCACTTCCAAAATTAGCTGTGGAAGTGGATGCTGTTAACATTCATAAAGGAACAAGAAGCCTCAGACGCACCAAAAAGGACCGGGAAAAAATCGCTAAATTAAAAAGGATTAATCCTGTGGACCTAGTTGATTATTTTCATAGTGCAGCTGCTATATCCGGGGCTCGGTTATATGGGGATGGTTTGTATTTGAGGACGAAAAAATAG
- the tssK gene encoding type VI secretion system baseplate subunit TssK, whose translation MYANKPLFWHQGLFLQPQHFQLADLHQLYRLRALREFGQPYFWGLTKLDVREGALERNLEVTGVEVLFEDGNFVSFPGNAMLEQRSFDKAWQDGEKLFMVYLGLKKWNSEGGNVTLTDDNTTISNTMFAVSPDPGELPDLLGNGPVGQIKPMHYVLRLFWETELDDIGAYTIIPLGRLMLDLEQARLDESFIPPALTLDSSEYLTNVFKDISDQVALCSRRLEQYKSPGGLGTGDLNFTSTVFLLALRTLNRYAPVLKHFVEAPHVHPWKAFGLLRQIIGELSSFSRDIISRILDSLTAGPEFMSQFTFEDPYFTAELPDRAFGTGNTFWLLVRTHEPEKAMPELLKIAKLSATKGMSTLLSRAINGISITPVENPPPGLPRTKGALCFHIDTESSLWNEVQRSGSLSLYWDSAPREMMAYIAAMKG comes from the coding sequence GTGTACGCGAATAAACCTCTTTTTTGGCATCAGGGATTGTTTCTACAGCCTCAGCATTTTCAATTGGCAGACTTACATCAGCTTTATCGATTGCGTGCTCTGCGTGAGTTCGGACAGCCGTATTTCTGGGGGCTGACAAAGCTTGATGTTCGCGAAGGAGCACTGGAACGCAATCTAGAAGTGACAGGTGTGGAAGTTCTTTTTGAGGATGGTAACTTTGTCTCATTTCCGGGAAATGCAATGCTTGAACAGCGTTCCTTTGATAAGGCATGGCAAGATGGTGAGAAACTGTTCATGGTTTATCTAGGCCTAAAAAAATGGAATAGTGAGGGCGGTAATGTAACACTTACTGATGATAATACTACAATCAGCAATACTATGTTTGCAGTATCGCCTGATCCTGGGGAGCTGCCTGATTTACTTGGGAACGGCCCTGTAGGGCAGATCAAGCCTATGCATTATGTTTTGCGTCTTTTCTGGGAAACAGAGCTTGATGATATTGGAGCCTATACCATAATTCCGCTCGGCAGATTAATGCTTGATCTTGAACAGGCTCGTCTGGACGAAAGTTTTATCCCTCCGGCTTTGACTTTAGACTCTTCTGAATATCTTACCAATGTTTTTAAAGATATAAGTGATCAGGTTGCCTTGTGCAGTCGTAGGCTTGAACAATATAAAAGCCCAGGCGGACTTGGTACCGGTGATCTGAATTTTACTTCCACTGTCTTTTTGCTGGCTTTGCGGACACTCAACCGCTACGCGCCAGTGCTTAAACATTTTGTAGAAGCTCCGCACGTTCATCCATGGAAAGCTTTTGGTTTGCTACGTCAGATTATAGGAGAGCTTTCATCTTTCTCGCGTGATATCATCTCTCGTATTCTCGACAGCCTTACAGCCGGCCCTGAATTCATGAGCCAGTTCACCTTTGAAGATCCATATTTTACAGCAGAATTACCTGATAGAGCGTTTGGTACTGGGAATACATTTTGGCTCTTGGTGCGCACGCATGAACCGGAAAAGGCCATGCCGGAACTGCTTAAGATTGCAAAACTTTCAGCCACAAAGGGAATGAGTACTCTGCTGTCCAGAGCTATTAACGGTATAAGTATTACTCCTGTAGAGAATCCCCCTCCAGGATTGCCGAGAACTAAGGGTGCATTGTGTTTTCATATAGATACTGAATCCTCTTTATGGAATGAAGTGCAAAGATCTGGTAGTCTTTCTTTATATTGGGACTCTGCCCCAAGAGAAATGATGGCCTATATTGCAGCAATGAAAGGGTAG